One genomic window of Halovivax cerinus includes the following:
- a CDS encoding DHH family phosphoesterase, with the protein MNAGASISSTSSYAILGCGSVGYAVAEEIAEQGKDVRIIDRDESRVESLRDQDLDARVADISEPGIVDLVADRDVVLILASDVDANEAAVEHVRGADSDQFIIARASDPVSGDELSALGADVVINPSTVIADSALRALESGELEHNAQSLAAIIDDATERIAILTKRNPDPDSIASAVALQAIAEHRGADADIIYFGDLGHQENRAFVNLLGIELHLWEDVADENDYDTVALVDHTSHPEMDLPIDVVIDHHDADTEADPEFADVRPSMTSTSTIMTKYIQEFDLNVSEEVATALLYGIRAETLDFKRETTPADLTAAAYLYPFANHDTLEQVESPSMSPETLDVLAEAIANRDVQGSHLVSNAGFVRDREALSQAANHLLNLEGVTTTAVFGVAEETIFLSARSKDIRINIGKVLADAYDEIGEVAGHSTQASAEIPLGIFTGIEITEGTRETLLELTEEAVKQTLFDAMGVEGSEGSNGN; encoded by the coding sequence ATGAACGCTGGGGCCTCCATCTCCTCTACATCGAGCTACGCGATACTCGGGTGCGGTAGTGTGGGATACGCCGTCGCAGAGGAGATCGCCGAACAGGGGAAGGACGTACGGATCATCGACCGCGACGAGAGTCGGGTCGAATCGCTCAGAGACCAGGACTTGGACGCCCGCGTCGCCGATATCAGCGAGCCCGGCATCGTCGACCTGGTCGCAGACCGCGACGTCGTCCTGATCCTCGCCTCGGACGTCGACGCCAACGAGGCCGCCGTCGAACACGTGCGAGGGGCCGACTCCGACCAGTTCATCATCGCCCGCGCGAGCGATCCCGTCTCCGGTGACGAGCTCTCGGCGCTCGGCGCCGACGTAGTGATAAACCCGTCGACCGTCATCGCGGACTCCGCCCTTCGCGCGCTCGAATCCGGGGAACTCGAACACAACGCCCAGTCGCTCGCCGCGATCATCGACGACGCGACGGAGCGCATCGCGATCCTGACGAAGCGCAATCCCGACCCGGACTCGATCGCGAGCGCCGTCGCGTTACAGGCCATCGCGGAACATCGGGGTGCCGACGCCGATATCATCTACTTCGGCGACCTCGGCCACCAGGAGAATCGCGCGTTCGTCAACCTCCTCGGCATCGAGTTACACCTCTGGGAGGACGTCGCCGACGAGAACGACTACGATACGGTCGCGCTCGTCGACCACACGAGCCACCCGGAGATGGACCTCCCCATCGACGTCGTCATCGACCACCACGACGCGGACACCGAGGCCGACCCCGAATTCGCCGACGTCAGACCGAGTATGACCTCGACGTCGACGATCATGACGAAGTACATCCAGGAGTTCGATCTGAACGTCTCCGAGGAGGTCGCCACCGCGTTGCTCTACGGGATCAGGGCCGAGACTCTCGACTTCAAACGAGAGACGACGCCCGCCGACCTCACCGCAGCTGCGTACCTCTATCCGTTCGCGAACCACGACACCCTGGAGCAGGTCGAATCCCCGTCGATGTCGCCGGAGACCCTCGACGTGCTCGCGGAAGCGATCGCCAACCGGGACGTCCAGGGGAGCCACCTGGTCTCGAACGCCGGCTTCGTCCGCGACCGCGAGGCGCTCTCGCAGGCGGCGAATCACCTCCTCAACTTGGAAGGTGTCACGACCACGGCCGTCTTCGGCGTCGCCGAGGAGACGATCTTCCTCTCCGCCCGCTCGAAGGACATCAGGATCAACATCGGGAAAGTGCTCGCCGACGCCTACGACGAAATCGGCGAGGTCGCGGGCCACTCGACCCAGGCGAGCGCCGAGATTCCCCTCGGTATCTTCACCGGTATCGAGATCACCGAGGGGACGAGAGAGACGCTCCTCGAACTGACCGAAGAAGCCGTCAAACAGACGCTCTTCGACGCGATGGGCGTCGAGGGATCGGAAGGATCGAACGGAAACTAG
- a CDS encoding PRC-barrel domain-containing protein gives MEQRPQEITSLVGREVYTKNGVFVGEVEDLKLNLDVRTVTGLAVGSLSTELFEQEASQGQGVVVPYRWVRAVGDVILVADVVERVREPDDEEEVVA, from the coding sequence ATGGAGCAACGACCACAGGAGATCACGTCCCTGGTCGGACGCGAAGTCTACACGAAGAACGGCGTCTTCGTCGGTGAAGTCGAAGATCTCAAGCTCAACCTCGACGTGCGAACGGTAACGGGACTCGCCGTCGGGAGTCTCAGCACGGAACTGTTCGAACAGGAAGCCAGTCAGGGACAGGGCGTCGTCGTCCCTTATCGCTGGGTGCGAGCCGTGGGCGACGTCATTCTCGTCGCCGACGTCGTAGAGCGCGTCCGCGAACCGGACGACGAAGAAGAAGTCGTCGCCTGA
- a CDS encoding chromosome segregation ATPase, translated as MRVARDGLDESAIETVESMCFPIDTSTASEAGNGLTIDVDGDTYAVGKFARTAAAEADADPVPLFDGGILSTDPYAEPALDALLESLLSDETDSRLCYTVPGTIVDAERPTEHHRTAIDDSIRTLGYDPTPVSTGYAVVADQLGDESVTGLGIHVGRTLTGVALVYYGVPVFTFSLSIGQEWLIERAANAADTDLDAVSTRLDEFSLDPDASGRLDRAIAQTFDDLCDSLVDAIDAESAAADIERGLSVPVAVAGSGAVDGVEYLFGGRFDAASLPFSIRGVRLADDPAESAVRGALAAAQEDVDDFTDVTWSPHVDDESTESGTDRQLTDFVDDGSSGGLAGDDVADDAIERLFDRLGTRDDELDDLRSTVDGVRTDLDGLRGDLESLGDSAASTEDVDAMSERIDDAEALLTDVSESIETLAAADRVEELARDLDALSDDVDAAEASIERVRDERTAALETFESTVETDIDELRTTHTADIDSVSDRLETAIETRESAVERLDDAVDTLESDVSEYDDELSTRIDELESTASALTETVDALEDTHGAIESDVEAAASDVDAVESDVEAIESDVEALRSGLTSVESDLADVDAQGAAVRADVESAESAIDANDAAIESLESTVDDVRTTVDTVSDDLGDVDATLETTDLSVDTLAGAVQALDDERSTIERSVDDRLDVFAQDLDRIEADLDRVETLEESLITLEGDLDRVDTLEEELDRLDDANRRFESIESRIETLESSTDDDVEADALDRIAELDRRVHDLSASRSESNETATSDQDASGVDVASLVAGGASAGVVSGIALVVSGAFEVGIAAVVLGVVGIGGVLGSR; from the coding sequence ATGCGAGTTGCACGTGACGGACTCGACGAGTCTGCTATCGAGACCGTCGAGTCGATGTGTTTTCCGATAGATACGTCCACGGCGTCCGAGGCCGGGAACGGACTCACCATCGACGTCGATGGTGACACGTACGCCGTCGGGAAATTCGCACGGACGGCCGCGGCGGAGGCGGACGCCGATCCGGTCCCGCTCTTCGACGGCGGTATCCTCTCGACCGACCCGTATGCCGAACCGGCACTCGACGCGCTCCTCGAGTCACTTCTCTCGGACGAAACGGATTCTCGACTCTGCTATACCGTTCCCGGGACGATCGTCGACGCCGAACGGCCAACCGAGCACCATCGGACGGCGATCGACGACTCGATTCGCACGCTCGGATACGACCCGACGCCGGTCAGCACGGGCTACGCGGTCGTCGCCGACCAGCTCGGAGACGAGTCGGTCACCGGGCTCGGGATCCACGTCGGCCGTACGCTGACGGGCGTCGCGCTCGTCTACTACGGCGTTCCAGTATTCACGTTCTCCCTGTCGATTGGGCAGGAGTGGCTCATCGAACGGGCTGCGAACGCCGCCGACACTGACCTCGATGCCGTCTCGACTCGGCTCGACGAGTTTTCGCTCGATCCCGACGCGAGCGGACGGCTCGATCGGGCCATCGCGCAGACCTTCGACGACCTCTGTGACTCCCTGGTCGACGCAATCGACGCGGAGTCGGCCGCGGCGGATATCGAGCGCGGACTCTCCGTGCCCGTCGCCGTCGCCGGGTCCGGAGCAGTCGACGGCGTCGAGTACCTCTTCGGGGGCCGGTTCGACGCCGCCTCGCTCCCGTTTTCGATCAGAGGCGTCCGTCTGGCCGACGACCCGGCGGAGAGTGCGGTCCGCGGTGCCCTCGCCGCCGCGCAGGAAGACGTCGACGACTTCACAGACGTCACGTGGTCTCCTCACGTCGACGACGAATCGACAGAATCAGGCACTGATCGGCAACTGACCGACTTCGTCGACGACGGGTCGAGTGGCGGTCTCGCCGGAGACGACGTGGCGGACGACGCCATCGAGCGACTGTTCGATCGTCTCGGCACGCGCGACGACGAACTCGACGACTTGCGATCGACGGTTGACGGCGTTCGAACCGACCTCGACGGGTTGCGTGGCGACCTCGAGTCACTCGGGGATTCGGCGGCATCGACCGAAGACGTCGACGCGATGTCGGAACGCATCGACGATGCCGAGGCGCTCCTCACCGACGTCTCGGAGTCGATCGAGACCCTCGCCGCGGCAGACCGCGTCGAGGAACTGGCGCGCGATCTCGACGCGCTCTCCGACGACGTCGACGCCGCGGAAGCCAGTATCGAGCGCGTCCGCGACGAGCGAACAGCGGCCCTCGAGACGTTCGAATCGACCGTCGAAACCGACATCGACGAACTTCGGACGACGCACACCGCCGACATCGATTCGGTGAGCGATCGCCTCGAGACGGCGATCGAGACACGCGAGTCAGCCGTCGAGAGACTCGACGACGCCGTCGACACCCTCGAATCTGACGTCTCCGAATACGACGACGAACTCTCGACCCGTATCGACGAACTCGAATCGACCGCGTCCGCGCTAACCGAGACCGTCGACGCGCTAGAGGACACACACGGTGCGATCGAATCCGACGTCGAAGCGGCCGCGTCCGATGTTGACGCGGTCGAATCCGATGTCGAAGCGATCGAATCCGACGTCGAAGCGCTTCGATCCGGGCTAACGTCGGTCGAATCCGACCTGGCGGACGTCGACGCCCAGGGTGCTGCCGTTCGCGCCGACGTCGAGTCGGCCGAATCGGCCATCGACGCGAACGACGCGGCGATCGAATCGCTCGAATCGACCGTCGACGACGTACGAACCACGGTCGATACAGTCTCCGACGACCTCGGCGACGTGGATGCTACGCTCGAGACGACCGATCTGTCCGTCGATACCCTCGCTGGGGCTGTCCAGGCGCTCGACGACGAGCGTTCGACGATCGAGCGATCGGTCGACGATCGACTCGACGTGTTCGCACAGGATCTGGATCGTATCGAAGCGGACCTGGACCGGGTAGAGACTCTCGAGGAGTCACTGATCACCCTCGAAGGGGACCTGGATCGGGTGGATACGTTGGAGGAGGAACTGGATCGTCTCGACGACGCGAACCGACGGTTCGAGTCGATCGAATCACGAATCGAGACGCTCGAATCGAGCACAGACGACGACGTCGAGGCGGACGCGCTCGATCGAATCGCCGAACTCGATCGGCGTGTTCACGACCTCTCGGCGTCGCGTTCCGAATCGAACGAGACGGCGACGTCCGACCAGGATGCATCGGGCGTCGACGTCGCCAGCCTCGTCGCGGGCGGGGCCAGTGCGGGCGTGGTCTCGGGGATCGCACTCGTCGTCTCGGGTGCGTTCGAAGTCGGAATCGCCGCCGTCGTCCTGGGCGTCGTGGGGATCGGCGGCGTGCTTGGGTCGCGGTGA